One window from the genome of Paraclostridium sordellii encodes:
- the nrdF gene encoding class 1b ribonucleoside-diphosphate reductase subunit beta, whose translation MTFNSKKIHKAVNWNVEDDGFTQAFWDQNVKQFWLPEEISISKDLKSWNGLKDSERELYKKVLAGLTLLDTKQGNNGVPSMMSLTDDLQRKAVLSFMGTMEEIHAKSYSSIFMTLLTTPQIDELFNWIETEPTLQKKADLILQQYENTSDQKSLYLSMVTSVFLESFLFYSGFFYPLYLAGQGKMIASGEIISLILRDESLHGKFIGLLAQEIYEKFNEDEKFKLKIRMYEIFEALMENEIEYTKKIYKDSGLEDEVITFLQYNANRALENLGFEDYYKVDDINPIVLNGLSTETKSHDFFSTKGNGYQKGVYEELEDEDFMI comes from the coding sequence ATGACATTTAACTCAAAGAAAATACACAAAGCTGTAAACTGGAATGTTGAAGATGATGGATTTACACAAGCTTTTTGGGACCAAAATGTAAAACAATTTTGGTTGCCTGAAGAAATATCTATATCTAAAGATTTAAAATCATGGAATGGTTTAAAAGATAGTGAAAGAGAACTATATAAAAAAGTACTTGCAGGACTTACTCTTTTAGATACAAAACAAGGAAATAATGGAGTTCCATCTATGATGAGCTTAACTGATGACCTTCAAAGAAAGGCTGTATTGTCATTTATGGGAACAATGGAAGAAATACATGCAAAAAGTTATTCTTCTATATTTATGACACTATTGACTACACCTCAAATAGATGAACTATTTAACTGGATAGAAACAGAACCAACATTACAAAAAAAGGCAGATTTAATTTTACAACAATATGAAAATACAAGTGACCAAAAGAGTTTATACCTATCTATGGTTACGAGTGTATTTTTAGAAAGCTTTTTATTTTATTCTGGATTTTTCTACCCATTGTATCTAGCAGGTCAAGGTAAAATGATAGCCAGTGGTGAAATAATATCTCTTATACTTCGAGATGAATCATTACATGGAAAATTTATAGGCCTTTTAGCTCAAGAAATATATGAAAAATTTAATGAAGATGAAAAATTTAAATTAAAAATAAGAATGTATGAGATATTCGAAGCTTTAATGGAAAATGAAATTGAGTATACTAAAAAGATATATAAAGATAGCGGACTGGAAGATGAAGTTATAACATTTTTACAATATAATGCTAATAGGGCTTTGGAAAATTTAGGATTTGAAGATTATTATAAGGTAGATGATATAAATCCTATAGTTTTAAATGGATTAAGCACAGAAACTAAATCTCATGATTTCTTTTCAACTAAAGGTAATGGATATCAAAAAGGAGTTTATGAAGAATTAGAAGATGAAGATTTTATGATTTAA
- the nrdE gene encoding class 1b ribonucleoside-diphosphate reductase subunit alpha: MKYIKLNNEVIIKDKEGKYQLEKDKEALRSYLKEYINPRMKKFKNQEQRLNYLINNNYYSKDIIDKYSMDFIKDTYENIEKENFEFKSYMSANKFYQNYALKSNDGEEILENYNDKVLIVSLALGDGDYKLALNLAKKLVKQEFQPATPTFLNAGRKRAGEMVSCFLLSVEDSTEGISYAISSSNHLSKIGGGVALNLSRLRASGEPIKDIKGAAGGVVGVAKMLEQSFTYFNQMGARQGAGAAYLTVFHPDFEMLMDTKKINADEKIRLASLSLGAIIPDKFMELAEKNKIGYAFYPNSIYKKYGVYLDDINMDEWYDKLKNDEDIIKKEINPRQMLTKIAQMQQESGYPYVVFIDTANKEHILKDVGMIKMSNLCCEIFQYQTGSDIKGYGGENIWGQDISCNLGSLNIANVMDNKDIEKTVDTAIRALSFVSDKTDIKEVPTIKNGNSSSHAIGLGAMNLHGYLVRENILYTSEEAIDFSNVFFATIRYYAIKTSMEISIEKNTTFEGFEKSEYAKGQESSVLSKYYKESFLPKTEKVSNLFEGIYIPTPSDWAKLLDKVKENGIYNAYLTAIAPTQSISYVQNATSSIMPIMEPVEVRTYGDSTTIYPMPFLTNENILYYQSAYRMDMKKVIDIVSTVQSHVDQGISTTLFVTDDKTTRDIARYYIYAYKKGLKSLYYTRTKITRENNECLMCSV, from the coding sequence TTGAAGTACATTAAACTCAATAACGAAGTAATAATTAAAGATAAAGAAGGTAAATATCAACTAGAAAAAGATAAAGAAGCTCTTAGAAGTTATTTAAAAGAGTATATAAATCCTCGAATGAAAAAGTTCAAAAATCAAGAACAAAGATTAAATTATTTAATAAATAATAACTATTATTCAAAAGACATAATAGATAAATATTCTATGGACTTTATAAAAGATACTTATGAAAATATAGAAAAAGAAAACTTTGAATTTAAATCATATATGAGCGCTAATAAATTTTACCAAAATTACGCCTTAAAAAGTAATGATGGAGAAGAAATTTTAGAAAACTATAATGATAAAGTTTTAATTGTATCCTTAGCACTAGGAGATGGAGATTATAAATTAGCTTTAAACTTAGCTAAAAAACTTGTAAAACAAGAGTTTCAACCAGCTACACCTACATTTTTAAATGCAGGAAGGAAAAGGGCTGGTGAGATGGTATCTTGTTTCTTACTATCTGTTGAAGATAGCACAGAAGGAATATCTTATGCTATATCTTCATCAAATCATTTATCTAAAATTGGTGGAGGTGTAGCTCTTAATTTATCAAGGCTTAGAGCTAGTGGAGAACCTATAAAAGATATAAAGGGAGCTGCTGGTGGCGTAGTTGGAGTTGCAAAAATGCTAGAGCAATCTTTTACCTACTTTAACCAAATGGGAGCTAGACAAGGAGCTGGAGCTGCTTATCTAACTGTATTTCATCCGGATTTTGAAATGTTAATGGATACTAAAAAAATTAATGCAGATGAAAAAATAAGACTAGCATCCTTATCACTTGGAGCTATTATACCTGATAAATTTATGGAACTAGCAGAGAAAAATAAGATAGGATATGCTTTTTATCCTAATTCAATATATAAAAAATACGGTGTTTATTTAGATGATATAAATATGGATGAGTGGTATGATAAATTAAAAAATGATGAAGATATAATAAAAAAAGAAATTAATCCAAGGCAAATGTTAACTAAAATAGCTCAAATGCAACAAGAAAGTGGGTATCCATATGTAGTTTTCATAGATACGGCTAATAAAGAACATATATTAAAGGATGTAGGAATGATAAAAATGTCAAATCTTTGTTGCGAAATATTTCAATATCAAACAGGATCTGACATAAAAGGCTATGGCGGAGAAAACATATGGGGGCAAGATATAAGTTGTAATTTAGGTTCTTTAAATATAGCTAATGTTATGGATAATAAAGACATTGAAAAAACTGTTGACACAGCTATAAGAGCTTTATCATTTGTATCTGATAAAACAGATATTAAAGAAGTTCCAACTATAAAAAATGGAAATAGTTCATCTCATGCAATTGGTCTTGGAGCAATGAACTTACATGGATATCTAGTTAGAGAAAATATATTGTATACTTCAGAAGAAGCTATAGATTTTTCAAATGTATTTTTTGCTACGATAAGATATTATGCAATAAAAACTTCTATGGAAATTTCTATAGAAAAAAATACTACTTTTGAAGGCTTTGAAAAATCAGAGTATGCAAAAGGACAAGAAAGTAGTGTTCTTTCCAAATATTATAAAGAGTCTTTTTTACCAAAAACAGAAAAAGTATCCAATTTATTTGAAGGTATATATATTCCTACGCCATCTGATTGGGCTAAGTTACTTGATAAAGTAAAGGAAAATGGCATATATAATGCATACTTAACTGCAATTGCACCAACACAAAGTATAAGTTATGTACAAAATGCTACATCAAGTATAATGCCTATTATGGAACCTGTAGAGGTTAGAACCTATGGAGATTCAACAACTATCTATCCTATGCCATTTTTAACTAATGAGAACATACTTTACTATCAATCAGCTTATAGAATGGATATGAAAAAGGTAATAGATATTGTATCTACAGTTCAGTCGCATGTAGACCAAGGTATATCAACAACTTTATTTGTTACAGACGATAAAACAACTAGAGATATAGCAAGGTATTATATATATGCATATAAAAAAGGATTAAAAAGCTTATATTATACAAGAACAAAAATAACAAGAGAAAATAATGAATGTTTAATGTGTTCAGTATAG
- a CDS encoding lysoplasmalogenase — MIYILVVLMLISLSVLLYFTYKPYKNFRGVFKTLTSILFVSIALVGYILNNSNFTYFLLMLLGLIFSLFGDVFLIFEKGENSSMSKAFIYGVLSFSLAHIFFSAGFIYLSSFKLYTIGIAFLLSFITLLILKSIKNVNFKGSFSYIVFYSFVISFMFSQSINLYFTGHFNNFYTLWITIGALLFVLSDLILAFNYFYKNCPKFMGVLNLLVYYIAQLLLALSVAYI, encoded by the coding sequence ATGATTTACATATTAGTTGTTTTAATGTTGATATCTCTTAGTGTTTTATTGTATTTCACCTATAAACCGTATAAAAACTTTAGAGGTGTTTTTAAAACCTTAACCAGTATATTATTTGTATCTATAGCTTTAGTTGGATATATATTAAATAATTCAAACTTTACTTACTTTTTATTAATGTTATTAGGACTTATTTTCTCTCTATTTGGTGATGTTTTTCTCATTTTTGAAAAGGGAGAAAATTCATCTATGAGTAAAGCTTTTATATATGGGGTATTAAGCTTTAGTCTAGCTCATATATTTTTCTCGGCAGGGTTTATATATCTTAGCAGTTTTAAACTTTATACTATAGGTATTGCATTTTTGTTATCCTTTATAACTTTATTGATTTTAAAATCTATAAAAAATGTAAACTTTAAAGGTTCATTTTCTTATATAGTTTTTTATTCATTTGTAATTAGTTTTATGTTTTCACAATCTATTAATTTATACTTTACAGGTCATTTCAATAACTTTTATACTCTATGGATAACAATAGGTGCTTTACTATTTGTTTTGTCAGATTTAATATTAGCTTTTAATTACTTTTATAAAAATTGTCCTAAATTTATGGGAGTTTTAAACCTTTTAGTTTATTATATAGCACAGTTATTATTAGCTTTAAGTGTAGCCTATATATAA
- a CDS encoding GNAT family N-acetyltransferase: MNIIIRKENIKDKNIIYSLIKEAFKNEIHSDGDEPDLVNRLRNSKNYIPELSLVATFDESIIGYIMFTKILIENEDKESEALALAPLAVLPGYQGKGIGSKLINKGLEIAKNLGYKSVIVLGSETYYPKFGFKEALCFGIKAPFEVPSPNFMSIELEESALKDVSGTVVYAKEFFEK; this comes from the coding sequence ATGAATATAATTATTAGAAAAGAAAATATAAAGGACAAGAATATCATTTATTCTTTAATAAAAGAAGCTTTTAAAAATGAAATTCATTCAGATGGAGATGAACCAGACTTGGTTAATAGACTTAGAAACTCAAAAAATTACATACCAGAACTTTCATTGGTAGCTACATTCGATGAAAGTATAATTGGATATATTATGTTTACAAAAATTCTAATAGAAAATGAAGATAAGGAATCTGAAGCTTTAGCACTAGCACCACTTGCAGTATTACCTGGTTATCAAGGTAAAGGTATTGGAAGTAAGTTAATTAATAAAGGACTAGAAATAGCAAAAAACTTAGGATATAAATCAGTTATTGTACTTGGAAGTGAAACTTATTATCCTAAGTTTGGGTTTAAAGAAGCCTTATGCTTTGGAATTAAAGCTCCGTTTGAAGTTCCGAGTCCAAACTTTATGTCAATAGAACTTGAAGAAAGTGCACTTAAAGATGTATCTGGAACGGTAGTATATGCTAAAGAGTTTTTTGAAAAATAG
- a CDS encoding ABC transporter permease, whose protein sequence is MKDLIKFELYKIFSKKIVLILLAICIIASLSETVTSYLDLKSKGLSYSSIQKIGKEYEGDSITEKKNDIFEKQGTALLRKYNDGKILSEKEKVRTFGMMDYILATNPQYMINGRFYTFNDMKKELKRLEKEGDINNYEYKELKYIHDLVDKKENPKYYFKFGWREATEFNLNCMWMSILILVSICTIFSNEYQSNTASIVLSSKNGQKKLTTAKVITGLIFSTFVFLIMNGIQVIILAMHGFKGWDVPMSFLDRCVRSPYTINIGTFYIYGLIVSFIGVLLFTLVIMLASLISKSNLVSLAAGVAILLGPEFIGRFMPTYNLAKVFTELNIESLIGPKNIFGNISTYNIFGKPVLYLNVIVTICIISIPIVLYFINKLGKKQVV, encoded by the coding sequence ATGAAAGATTTAATTAAATTTGAATTATATAAGATTTTTTCTAAAAAAATAGTATTGATATTATTAGCTATATGTATAATTGCATCTTTATCAGAAACGGTAACGAGTTATTTGGATTTAAAATCAAAAGGATTAAGTTATTCTAGTATACAAAAAATAGGAAAAGAATATGAAGGTGATTCTATAACAGAGAAAAAAAACGACATATTTGAAAAACAAGGTACTGCCTTACTTAGAAAATATAATGATGGAAAAATACTGAGTGAGAAAGAAAAAGTAAGAACTTTTGGTATGATGGATTATATATTAGCGACAAACCCTCAATATATGATAAATGGCAGATTTTACACTTTTAATGATATGAAAAAAGAGCTTAAGAGATTAGAAAAAGAAGGAGATATTAATAATTATGAATATAAAGAGCTTAAATATATACATGATTTAGTAGATAAAAAAGAAAATCCAAAATATTATTTTAAGTTTGGATGGAGGGAAGCGACTGAGTTTAACCTGAATTGTATGTGGATGTCCATATTAATCCTTGTTTCAATATGTACAATATTTAGTAATGAATATCAAAGCAATACTGCATCTATAGTATTAAGTTCTAAAAATGGACAAAAAAAGTTAACAACAGCAAAAGTAATAACGGGACTTATATTTTCAACTTTTGTGTTTTTAATTATGAATGGAATACAGGTAATAATACTTGCTATGCATGGATTTAAGGGATGGGATGTACCTATGAGCTTTTTAGACAGGTGTGTAAGGTCTCCTTATACTATAAATATAGGTACCTTCTATATTTACGGATTAATAGTAAGTTTTATAGGGGTTTTATTATTTACATTAGTGATTATGTTGGCATCTTTAATAAGTAAAAGTAATCTTGTATCTCTTGCGGCAGGAGTAGCTATATTGCTAGGACCAGAATTTATAGGTAGATTTATGCCAACATATAATTTAGCTAAAGTTTTTACTGAATTAAATATAGAAAGTTTAATAGGACCCAAAAATATATTTGGAAATATAAGTACATATAATATATTTGGTAAACCAGTTTTATACCTGAATGTAATAGTTACGATATGTATTATTAGTATACCAATAGTATTGTACTTTATAAATAAACTGGGCAAAAAACAAGTTGTATAA
- a CDS encoding ABC transporter ATP-binding protein has product MELTLKNITKVFKDKIAVNDFNVTLTSGVYGLLGPNGAGKTSLMRILADVSNATSGEVYLNGKSKTELGADYRDVLGYLPQDVGFYKSFTAQKFLEYVATLKGIDKEKASIKIDELLKFVNLEKDRKRKIGKFSGGMKQRLGIAQALLNDPKILILDEPTAGLDPNERIRFKNLIAEISRDKIVILSTHIVSDVEFIANEILIMRDGELVEKATPVEMLNSIRGKVHSLKIKEDLLHKVQSKFKVSNIIRDHEHIMVRVVGDESSLIDGVEVIEESPNLEDLFLYYFDSDKGL; this is encoded by the coding sequence ATGGAATTAACTTTAAAAAACATAACAAAAGTATTTAAGGATAAGATTGCAGTAAATGATTTTAATGTAACTTTAACTAGTGGGGTATATGGACTATTGGGACCTAATGGAGCAGGAAAAACATCACTTATGCGAATACTTGCAGATGTTTCAAATGCTACTAGTGGCGAGGTCTATTTAAATGGAAAGAGTAAAACTGAACTAGGAGCAGATTATAGAGATGTCTTGGGATATTTACCACAAGATGTTGGATTTTATAAAAGTTTTACAGCGCAAAAGTTTTTAGAATATGTAGCAACATTAAAAGGAATAGATAAGGAAAAAGCTAGTATTAAAATCGATGAGCTTTTAAAATTTGTAAATTTAGAGAAAGATAGAAAAAGAAAAATAGGTAAGTTTTCAGGAGGAATGAAACAAAGGTTAGGTATAGCTCAAGCTCTTTTAAATGATCCAAAAATATTAATACTAGATGAACCAACAGCTGGACTAGACCCTAATGAAAGAATAAGATTTAAGAATTTAATAGCAGAGATATCTAGAGATAAGATTGTAATACTATCAACACATATAGTATCGGATGTAGAGTTTATAGCAAATGAAATACTTATTATGAGAGATGGAGAGTTAGTTGAAAAAGCTACTCCAGTTGAAATGTTAAATAGTATTAGAGGAAAAGTACATAGTTTAAAAATAAAAGAAGATTTATTGCATAAAGTACAAAGTAAATTTAAGGTATCTAATATTATAAGAGATCATGAACATATCATGGTTCGAGTTGTAGGAGATGAAAGTTCATTAATAGATGGGGTTGAGGTTATAGAAGAATCACCTAATTTAGAAGATTTGTTTTTATATTATTTTGATAGTGATAAAGGTTTATAA
- a CDS encoding RNA polymerase sigma factor encodes MAQSDEKLIKELIKGNESAMEILVKRYYDLVYSFIYRNTSDYNTAYDITQDVFIKMMKNIDKYQIENGKFKSWLLKIAVNTTKDYFRSKIYKQRIQSYDIDNHEIEDKANVVDILSKKEETIKIKEAIKNLPKLQREAIILKYYNDLKIKEISNITGENENTIKSRLFNGVKNLKKLLGGDNYEEQNIIKNKQHKIR; translated from the coding sequence ATGGCACAAAGCGATGAAAAACTAATAAAAGAACTAATAAAAGGTAATGAAAGTGCAATGGAAATACTAGTTAAAAGGTATTACGATTTAGTTTATAGCTTTATCTATCGAAATACTAGTGACTACAATACAGCCTATGATATAACTCAAGATGTATTTATAAAAATGATGAAAAATATAGATAAATATCAAATAGAAAACGGTAAATTTAAAAGCTGGTTATTAAAGATTGCTGTAAATACTACTAAGGATTATTTTAGAAGTAAAATTTATAAACAAAGAATTCAAAGTTATGATATAGATAATCATGAAATAGAAGATAAAGCTAATGTAGTAGATATTTTATCAAAAAAAGAAGAGACAATTAAGATTAAAGAAGCTATTAAAAACTTACCGAAGCTTCAAAGAGAAGCTATTATATTAAAATATTACAATGATCTAAAAATTAAAGAAATAAGCAATATTACAGGAGAAAATGAAAATACAATAAAATCAAGATTATTTAATGGTGTTAAAAACTTAAAAAAACTACTTGGAGGTGATAACTATGAAGAACAAAACATCATCAAAAATAAACAACATAAGATACGATGA
- the cuyB gene encoding cysteate racemase: protein MKTVGIIGGMGTLATIDLFNKIVLETNAKNDNEHLHILIDNNAQIPDRTNFILGNGENPTNELIKSAKNLEKIGADFLAISCNTAHYFYNFINDSVDIEVINMIEETAKFIKESKVKKVVLLATTGTIKAKVYNNIFERYNIEIVTPNDLNQNIIMNFIYDIKKGKSDINKDEVIKVFDYFKKQNLYNIILGCTELPVGVNILDIEENFIDPTKILAKACVKKAKEEAVFQY, encoded by the coding sequence ATGAAAACAGTTGGAATTATAGGAGGTATGGGAACTTTAGCCACTATTGATTTATTCAATAAAATAGTACTTGAAACTAATGCAAAAAACGATAATGAACATCTCCATATATTAATAGATAACAATGCACAAATTCCAGATAGAACTAACTTTATATTAGGAAATGGAGAAAATCCAACCAATGAGCTTATAAAATCTGCTAAAAACTTAGAAAAAATAGGAGCAGATTTTTTAGCAATTTCTTGTAATACAGCACACTATTTTTATAATTTTATAAATGACAGTGTCGATATAGAAGTAATCAATATGATAGAGGAAACAGCTAAGTTTATAAAAGAAAGTAAAGTTAAAAAGGTAGTATTATTAGCTACTACAGGGACTATAAAGGCTAAGGTTTATAATAATATATTTGAAAGATATAATATAGAGATTGTAACACCTAATGATTTAAATCAAAATATAATAATGAATTTTATATACGACATAAAAAAAGGTAAATCAGATATTAATAAGGATGAAGTTATTAAAGTTTTTGATTATTTTAAGAAACAAAATTTATATAATATAATACTAGGATGCACAGAGCTACCTGTTGGGGTTAATATATTAGATATTGAAGAAAACTTTATAGATCCTACTAAAATACTAGCTAAGGCTTGTGTTAAAAAAGCTAAAGAAGAAGCTGTATTTCAATACTAA
- the iadA gene encoding beta-aspartyl-peptidase codes for MILIKNIDVYSPKHIGRKDILICSDKISLIEDNIKLDNDKVTVIDGSNKILVPGFIDQHVHITGGGGEGSFKTRVPEITLSKLTSSGITTVIGLLGTDATTRSVENLVSKAKALKEEGISVYVHTGSYEYPTVTLTESVRKDIAFIDEIIGCKIAVSDHRSSTLTNEELQRVASDVRVAGMISGKAGVLICHMGDGKRGLNSINEALDNSDIPIRTIRPTHVNRNKNLLEQSFDFAKKGGIIDLTCGIYDELSPRKVIKQAIKKEIPLENVTISSDGYGSWSNYDEFGNLIKIGVSSVNALYKEFKAMVLEENMNIEDALTFMTSNVAKALELYPKKGAIKENSDSDMILLDENLNIDTVIARGRLMVENKEVKVFGTYE; via the coding sequence ATGATATTAATTAAAAATATAGATGTATACTCACCAAAACATATAGGAAGAAAAGATATATTAATATGTTCTGATAAAATATCTTTAATAGAAGATAATATAAAATTAGATAATGATAAGGTAACAGTAATAGATGGAAGTAATAAGATATTAGTACCAGGATTTATAGATCAACATGTTCATATTACAGGAGGAGGGGGAGAAGGAAGTTTCAAAACTAGAGTTCCAGAAATAACACTTAGTAAGCTAACTTCATCAGGAATTACAACGGTAATTGGACTTCTTGGAACAGATGCTACTACAAGAAGTGTTGAAAACTTAGTATCAAAAGCTAAAGCTTTAAAAGAAGAAGGGATAAGTGTATATGTACACACAGGATCTTATGAATACCCAACAGTTACATTAACTGAATCAGTAAGAAAAGATATAGCTTTTATAGATGAAATAATAGGATGTAAAATAGCGGTATCAGATCATAGATCTTCCACTTTGACAAATGAGGAACTACAAAGAGTAGCATCAGACGTTAGAGTAGCAGGTATGATAAGTGGTAAAGCAGGTGTTTTAATATGCCATATGGGAGATGGAAAACGCGGATTGAATTCTATAAATGAAGCTTTAGACAATAGCGATATACCAATTAGAACTATTAGACCTACTCATGTCAATAGAAATAAAAACTTACTTGAGCAAAGCTTTGATTTTGCTAAAAAAGGTGGGATAATAGATTTAACTTGTGGAATTTATGATGAATTAAGCCCTAGAAAAGTTATAAAACAAGCTATAAAAAAAGAAATTCCTTTGGAAAACGTGACTATAAGTTCAGATGGATATGGAAGCTGGTCTAATTATGATGAATTTGGAAATTTAATTAAAATTGGAGTATCTAGTGTAAATGCATTATACAAAGAGTTTAAAGCCATGGTTTTAGAAGAAAATATGAATATAGAAGATGCACTTACTTTTATGACATCTAATGTAGCAAAAGCATTAGAGCTTTATCCTAAAAAAGGAGCTATCAAAGAAAATTCTGATTCAGATATGATTTTATTAGATGAGAATTTAAATATAGATACAGTTATAGCTAGAGGTAGATTAATGGTTGAAAATAAAGAAGTTAAAGTATTTGGAACTTATGAGTAA
- the nhaC gene encoding Na+/H+ antiporter NhaC, with translation MSKFNNQKKKPTVLQAITPILFMILALAVGYGYLKMKIEPIMVISAFFAAIIALKLGYTWEEMQKSIIDKIASALPATLILWSVGFLIGSLMFAGTVPMIIYYGVQLINPKFILVTAFISSALLSLVTGTSWGAAGTIGVAMMGIAGGLGVSLPATAGAVVAGAFFGDKLSPLSDTTNLAPMAAGSELYEHIKHMLYTTLPAAIVSLIVYLFVGFKTTGADMVTPELVTTMTTQLDSMFNFNIILLMPIVLVILGSVRKWPTIPTMLVTSIFTIILGVAVQGFSLVDGFSALVGGFDVTMTGYAGEVAEEVLKLINRGGVASVTSTTVLIFCAMGFAGIVSVSGMLDVVLELLMSKVKSTFGIILSTIVSCFTVAFVTGSSYLSILIPGELFKDVYPKKGLSPKNLSRTLEDSGTVIVPLVPWSAAGAYMASTLGVSTMEYLPWAVLNYTGIIFAIILAATGFGISKIDNKGKELAKK, from the coding sequence ATGAGTAAATTTAACAACCAAAAGAAAAAACCAACAGTACTTCAAGCTATAACACCAATATTATTTATGATTTTAGCATTAGCTGTTGGATATGGATATTTAAAAATGAAAATTGAACCTATTATGGTAATATCAGCGTTCTTTGCAGCCATAATAGCATTAAAACTTGGTTATACATGGGAAGAGATGCAAAAATCTATAATAGATAAAATAGCAAGTGCTCTACCAGCAACGTTAATACTTTGGAGTGTAGGTTTTTTAATAGGATCACTTATGTTTGCAGGAACAGTCCCTATGATAATTTATTATGGAGTACAACTAATAAACCCTAAATTCATATTAGTTACAGCATTTATATCTTCAGCATTACTATCATTAGTTACTGGAACTTCTTGGGGAGCAGCAGGAACTATAGGAGTTGCAATGATGGGTATTGCAGGAGGGCTTGGAGTATCATTACCAGCAACAGCAGGTGCAGTAGTAGCGGGGGCATTTTTTGGTGATAAACTATCTCCCTTATCAGATACTACAAACCTAGCACCAATGGCAGCAGGAAGTGAACTATACGAACATATAAAACACATGTTATATACAACTTTACCTGCAGCTATAGTTTCATTAATAGTTTATTTATTTGTAGGATTTAAAACAACTGGTGCAGATATGGTAACACCGGAGTTAGTAACAACAATGACAACTCAATTAGATTCAATGTTTAATTTTAATATAATATTATTAATGCCAATAGTTCTTGTAATATTAGGATCTGTAAGAAAATGGCCTACAATACCCACTATGTTAGTAACAAGTATATTTACTATAATACTAGGAGTAGCTGTTCAAGGGTTTAGTTTAGTAGATGGATTTTCAGCTTTAGTAGGTGGTTTTGATGTAACTATGACAGGGTATGCAGGAGAAGTAGCTGAGGAAGTATTAAAACTTATAAATAGAGGTGGAGTTGCATCAGTAACGAGTACGACAGTATTAATATTCTGTGCTATGGGGTTTGCAGGAATAGTAAGTGTATCAGGCATGTTAGATGTTGTTTTAGAACTTTTAATGTCAAAGGTAAAATCTACTTTTGGAATCATATTATCTACAATAGTATCTTGCTTTACAGTAGCTTTTGTTACTGGTAGTTCATATCTGTCAATACTAATACCAGGGGAATTATTTAAAGACGTATACCCTAAAAAAGGATTAAGCCCTAAGAATCTATCAAGGACATTAGAAGATTCAGGAACAGTTATTGTTCCACTTGTACCTTGGTCAGCAGCAGGTGCATATATGGCATCAACTTTAGGAGTATCAACAATGGAATACTTGCCATGGGCAGTACTTAACTATACAGGTATAATATTTGCAATAATATTAGCTGCAACAGGGTTTGGCATATCTAAAATAGATAACAAAGGAAAAGAATTAGCCAAGAAATAA